A region of Streptomyces sp. TG1A-60 DNA encodes the following proteins:
- a CDS encoding SPFH domain-containing protein: protein MEISAFLIAGLIVALIAVFTVVRAVRIVPQARARNVERLGRYHRTLNPGLSLVIPYIDRVHPVIDLREQVVSFKPQPVITEDNLVVEIDTVLYFQVTDPRAAFYEIANFLQAVEQLTVTTLRNVVGSMDLEKTLTSRDTINSQLRGVLDEATGKWGLRVNRVEIKAIDPPQSIKDAMQKQMRAERDKRAAILGAEGQRQSQILTAEGDKQAAVLRAEGNRTAAILQAEGQSRAIDEVFQAVHRNDPDPKLLAYQYLQTLPQLAQGSGNNFWVIPSEITSALQGVSRAFTEVLPQSPATREKPSDDSAAQAADDTAQAAEAAAAALADAARADRVASGALTSHPRPERG from the coding sequence ATGGAAATCTCGGCGTTCTTGATTGCCGGCCTGATCGTCGCGCTCATCGCGGTTTTCACCGTGGTGCGGGCGGTCCGTATCGTGCCCCAGGCGCGTGCTCGAAATGTGGAACGCCTCGGCCGCTACCATCGGACCCTGAATCCAGGCCTCAGCCTCGTCATTCCTTATATCGACCGCGTTCATCCGGTGATCGATCTGCGGGAACAGGTGGTGTCCTTCAAACCGCAGCCGGTCATCACCGAGGACAATCTGGTCGTCGAGATCGACACCGTTCTGTACTTCCAGGTCACCGACCCACGAGCGGCTTTCTACGAGATCGCCAATTTCCTCCAGGCGGTCGAGCAGCTCACCGTCACCACTTTGCGCAACGTCGTGGGATCCATGGACCTGGAGAAGACCCTCACCTCCCGGGACACCATCAACAGCCAACTGCGTGGCGTGCTGGACGAGGCCACCGGCAAGTGGGGGCTGCGGGTCAACCGGGTGGAGATCAAGGCCATCGACCCTCCGCAGTCCATCAAGGACGCGATGCAGAAGCAGATGCGTGCCGAGCGGGACAAGCGGGCCGCGATCCTGGGCGCCGAAGGGCAACGCCAGTCGCAGATTCTCACCGCCGAAGGCGACAAGCAGGCTGCCGTCCTGCGTGCGGAGGGTAACCGAACCGCTGCGATCCTCCAGGCCGAGGGCCAGTCCCGGGCCATCGACGAGGTGTTCCAGGCCGTACACCGCAACGACCCCGACCCCAAGCTGCTCGCCTACCAGTACCTCCAGACACTGCCCCAGCTCGCGCAGGGCTCGGGGAACAACTTCTGGGTGATCCCCAGCGAGATCACCTCCGCGCTCCAGGGTGTGTCCCGCGCCTTCACCGAGGTGCTGCCCCAGTCGCCGGCCACCCGGGAGAAGCCCTCGGACGACAGCGCCGCCCAGGCCGCCGACGACACGGCACAGGCCGCGGAAGCCGCTGCCGCCGCCCTGGCCGACGCGGCCAGGGCCGACCGCGTGGCCTCCGGCGCCCTCACGTCCCACCCCCGCCCCGAACGTGGGTGA
- a CDS encoding PaaI family thioesterase yields MLTLEAEDVYALAPYAKTLGVVFEEITEVSVQGRLAHDPSLSTVGGGLHGGALMGLADVCAAVCAALNGPAGAAPATVESSTHFLRPAHTSVVATARPLRLGRNTVVEVNVHDDKGELCARVTQVVTTIKPKAS; encoded by the coding sequence GTGCTCACACTTGAAGCCGAAGACGTCTACGCGCTCGCGCCGTATGCCAAGACGCTCGGAGTCGTGTTCGAGGAGATCACGGAAGTCAGCGTTCAAGGCAGGTTGGCGCACGATCCCTCCCTTTCCACGGTGGGCGGTGGCCTCCACGGAGGGGCGTTGATGGGGCTCGCCGACGTGTGTGCTGCCGTTTGCGCCGCCCTCAACGGTCCAGCCGGCGCCGCACCAGCCACCGTGGAGTCGAGCACGCATTTTCTTCGGCCCGCACACACGAGCGTCGTTGCGACGGCTCGCCCCTTGCGTCTGGGACGCAACACTGTCGTCGAGGTCAACGTTCATGATGACAAAGGCGAACTATGCGCCCGGGTGACCCAAGTGGTCACTACCATCAAACCGAAGGCATCTTGA
- a CDS encoding aldo/keto reductase — translation MGRTTLGGSTVEVTRLALGCAGLGNLYQPVTDEAAFATVEAAWEAGVRTFDTAPHYGLGLAERRLGAALRDRPRDAYTVSTKVGRLLVPRPDDRPGDDTAHGFAVPATHRRVWDFTADGVLRSLAASLDRLGLDRVDIALLHDPDDHAEQALREAYPALERLRGEGVVGAIGLGMNQCALPVRFLRETDIDVVLLAGRYTLLEQEGLAELLPRAAARGSSVVIGGVFNSGLLTDPRPGATYDYAPAPRPVLDRALRLRTVTERHGVPLRAAALRFPFGHPAVASVLTGARSAEEVRDTVEQLRRPVPDAVWEELRAEGLLAPDTPVPVPPPAVGFPSPKEPS, via the coding sequence ATGGGGCGTACGACGCTGGGCGGCAGCACCGTCGAGGTCACGCGGCTGGCTCTCGGCTGCGCGGGCCTGGGCAACCTCTACCAGCCGGTCACCGACGAGGCCGCCTTCGCCACCGTGGAGGCGGCCTGGGAGGCGGGCGTCCGCACCTTCGACACCGCGCCCCACTACGGGCTGGGGCTGGCCGAGCGCCGGCTGGGCGCGGCACTGCGCGACCGCCCCCGCGACGCGTACACCGTCTCCACGAAGGTGGGCCGGCTGCTCGTGCCCCGTCCGGACGACCGCCCCGGCGACGACACCGCCCACGGCTTCGCCGTCCCCGCCACCCACCGCAGGGTCTGGGACTTCACCGCCGACGGAGTGCTGCGCTCCCTGGCGGCCAGTCTGGACCGCCTCGGCCTCGACCGGGTCGACATCGCCCTGCTGCACGACCCGGACGACCACGCCGAGCAGGCCCTGCGGGAGGCGTACCCGGCGCTGGAGCGACTGCGCGGCGAAGGCGTGGTCGGCGCGATCGGCCTCGGGATGAACCAGTGCGCCCTGCCGGTCCGCTTCCTGCGCGAGACCGACATCGACGTGGTCCTCCTGGCCGGCCGCTACACCCTCCTGGAGCAGGAAGGGCTCGCCGAGCTGCTGCCGCGGGCCGCCGCCCGCGGCAGCAGCGTCGTCATCGGCGGGGTCTTCAACTCCGGCCTGCTCACCGACCCCCGGCCCGGCGCCACCTACGACTACGCTCCCGCGCCACGGCCGGTGCTCGACCGTGCCCTGCGGCTCAGGACGGTCACCGAACGCCACGGTGTCCCGCTGCGGGCCGCCGCCCTGCGCTTCCCGTTCGGCCACCCGGCCGTCGCGAGTGTCCTGACCGGTGCCCGTTCCGCCGAGGAGGTGCGCGACACCGTGGAGCAGCTGCGGCGCCCCGTGCCGGACGCGGTCTGGGAGGAGCTGCGCGCCGAGGGCCTGCTGGCCCCGGACACCCCCGTCCCCGTACCCCCGCCCGCCGTGGGATTCCCGTCGCCGAAGGAGCCGTCGTGA
- a CDS encoding SDR family oxidoreductase yields MTEPTGELTGLKAIVTGGASGIGLATAGLLAARGAAVAVLDLSPGAVPRPLLALKTDVGDDTSVRAGVDAAAAELGGLDILVNNAGIGAAGTVEDNPDEQWHRVLDINVLGLVRTSRAALPYLRRSPHAAIVNTCSIAATAGLPQRALYSASKGAVQSLTLAMAADHVREGIRVNCVNPGTADTPWVGRLLDAADDPEAERAALDARQPMGRLVTAEEVAAAIAYLASPAAASVTGTALAVDGGMQGLRLRPSARP; encoded by the coding sequence ATGACCGAACCGACAGGTGAACTGACAGGTCTCAAGGCGATCGTCACGGGTGGCGCGTCCGGTATCGGGCTGGCCACGGCCGGGCTGCTGGCCGCGCGGGGCGCGGCGGTGGCCGTGCTCGACCTCTCCCCGGGGGCCGTGCCGCGCCCGCTGCTCGCCCTCAAGACCGATGTCGGCGACGACACCTCGGTGCGGGCCGGTGTGGACGCCGCGGCAGCGGAGCTGGGCGGCCTGGACATCCTCGTCAACAACGCGGGCATCGGTGCCGCGGGCACCGTCGAGGACAACCCCGACGAGCAGTGGCACCGCGTCCTGGACATCAACGTCCTCGGTCTCGTCCGCACCAGCCGCGCCGCCCTGCCGTATCTGCGCCGCTCGCCGCACGCCGCCATCGTCAACACCTGCTCCATCGCGGCCACCGCCGGCCTCCCGCAGCGCGCCCTGTACTCCGCCAGCAAGGGTGCCGTGCAGTCCCTGACCCTGGCCATGGCCGCCGACCACGTCCGCGAAGGCATCCGCGTCAACTGCGTCAACCCCGGCACCGCCGACACCCCCTGGGTCGGCCGGCTGCTCGACGCCGCCGACGACCCCGAGGCCGAACGCGCCGCCCTCGACGCCCGCCAGCCCATGGGCCGCCTGGTCACCGCGGAGGAGGTCGCCGCCGCCATCGCCTACCTGGCGAGCCCCGCCGCCGCCAGTGTCACCGGCACCGCCCTGGCCGTCGACGGCGGCATGCAGGGACTGCGACTGCGCCCGTCGGCCCGCCCGTGA
- a CDS encoding L-fuconate dehydratase: MTATPARITAVDTHDIRFPTSRELDGSDAMNPDPDYSAAYVVLRTDAADGLEGHGFTFTIGRGNDVQVAAIDALRPHVLGRRVDELCADPGSLSRDLIGDSQLRWLGPEKGVMHMAIGAVVNAVWDLAAKRAGQPLWRLLAHADPEWLVSQVDFRYIADALTPEDALQLLRAGRTGLAEREAVLLERGYPGYTTSPGWLGYSDDKLTRLAKQAVADGFTQIKLKVGADLADDIRRMRTARAAVGDGIRIAVDANQRWNIGEAIEWTNALAEFAPYWIEEPTSPDDILGHAAVRRGVGPVKVATGEHVQNRVVFKQLLQAEALDVLQIDAARVGGVNENLAILLLSAKFGVPVCPHAGGVGLCELVQHLSMFDYLALSGTTEDRVIEYVDHLHEHFTAPVEMRDGHYVAPLAPGFSATMRSGSIAEYRYPDGGFWAADLAGREEAA; encoded by the coding sequence TTGACTGCAACCCCCGCCCGGATCACCGCGGTCGACACCCACGACATCCGGTTCCCCACCTCACGCGAGCTGGACGGCTCGGACGCGATGAACCCGGACCCCGACTACTCCGCCGCCTACGTGGTGCTGCGTACCGACGCCGCCGACGGGCTGGAGGGCCACGGCTTCACGTTCACCATCGGACGCGGCAACGACGTCCAGGTCGCCGCGATCGACGCGCTGCGTCCCCATGTCCTGGGCCGCCGTGTGGACGAACTGTGCGCGGATCCCGGCTCCCTGAGCCGGGACCTGATCGGCGACAGCCAGCTGCGCTGGCTGGGCCCCGAGAAGGGCGTGATGCACATGGCGATCGGTGCGGTCGTCAACGCGGTCTGGGACCTGGCCGCCAAGCGGGCCGGACAGCCGCTGTGGCGACTGCTGGCGCACGCCGACCCCGAGTGGCTGGTCTCGCAGGTCGACTTCCGCTACATCGCCGACGCCCTCACCCCCGAGGACGCCCTCCAGCTGCTGCGCGCGGGCCGGACCGGGCTCGCGGAGCGCGAGGCGGTCCTGCTGGAGCGCGGCTACCCCGGCTACACCACCTCACCGGGCTGGCTCGGCTACTCCGACGACAAACTCACCCGGCTGGCCAAGCAGGCCGTGGCCGACGGCTTCACCCAGATCAAGCTCAAGGTCGGCGCTGACCTCGCCGACGACATCCGCCGGATGCGCACCGCCCGCGCCGCCGTCGGCGACGGCATCCGCATCGCCGTCGACGCCAACCAGCGCTGGAACATCGGCGAGGCGATCGAGTGGACCAACGCCCTGGCCGAGTTCGCCCCGTACTGGATCGAGGAACCCACCAGCCCCGACGACATCCTCGGCCACGCCGCCGTGCGCCGGGGCGTCGGCCCGGTGAAGGTCGCCACCGGCGAACACGTCCAGAACCGCGTGGTCTTCAAGCAGCTCCTCCAGGCCGAAGCCCTCGATGTCCTCCAGATCGACGCGGCCCGCGTCGGCGGCGTCAACGAGAACCTGGCCATCCTGCTGCTCTCCGCGAAATTCGGGGTCCCGGTCTGCCCGCACGCCGGCGGCGTGGGCCTGTGCGAACTCGTCCAGCACCTGTCGATGTTCGACTACCTGGCCCTCTCCGGCACCACCGAGGACCGGGTCATCGAGTACGTCGACCATCTCCACGAGCACTTCACCGCACCCGTGGAGATGCGCGACGGCCACTACGTCGCGCCCCTGGCCCCGGGCTTCTCCGCCACCATGCGCTCCGGGTCAATCGCCGAATACCGCTACCCGGACGGCGGGTTCTGGGCCGCCGACCTCGCCGGACGGGAGGAAGCCGCATGA
- a CDS encoding fumarylacetoacetate hydrolase family protein → MKLLRVGVPGEERPAVRVADGRLLDLSSVVSDIDGAFLASGGVDRVRAAVEAGPLPECDPDGLRIGAPVARPGKVVCVGLNYRDHAAETGAVVPSRPVVFMKDPGTVVGPYDQVLVPRGSVKTDWEVELAVVIGRRARYLAGPEEAAEVIAGYAVSHDVSEREFQLQYSSQWDLGKSCETFNPLGPWLVTADEVGDPQDLSLRLSVNGVKRQHGHTSDMIFPVHHIVAYLSRYMVLEPGDVINTGTPAGVALGLPGTPYLRAGDTVELGIDGLGDQRQTFGQA, encoded by the coding sequence GTGAAACTGCTACGCGTCGGTGTTCCCGGCGAGGAGCGGCCTGCTGTCCGTGTCGCCGATGGCCGGCTGTTGGACCTGTCGTCCGTGGTGTCCGACATCGACGGCGCCTTTCTCGCCTCGGGGGGCGTCGACCGGGTCCGCGCGGCCGTGGAGGCGGGGCCCCTGCCGGAGTGCGACCCGGACGGGTTGCGGATCGGCGCGCCGGTGGCGCGGCCCGGGAAGGTCGTCTGTGTCGGCCTGAACTATCGCGACCACGCCGCCGAGACCGGTGCCGTGGTCCCGTCCCGTCCGGTGGTCTTCATGAAGGATCCGGGCACGGTGGTCGGCCCCTACGATCAGGTGCTTGTCCCGCGTGGCTCGGTGAAGACCGACTGGGAGGTGGAACTGGCAGTCGTGATCGGCCGCCGGGCCCGCTACCTGGCGGGCCCCGAGGAGGCGGCGGAGGTGATCGCGGGGTACGCGGTCAGCCATGACGTCTCCGAGCGCGAGTTCCAGCTGCAGTACTCCTCGCAGTGGGACCTGGGCAAGTCCTGCGAGACCTTCAATCCGCTGGGCCCGTGGCTGGTCACCGCCGACGAGGTGGGCGACCCGCAGGACCTGTCCCTGCGTCTGAGTGTCAACGGCGTCAAGCGCCAGCACGGCCACACCAGCGACATGATCTTCCCGGTCCACCACATCGTGGCCTACCTGAGCCGGTACATGGTTCTGGAGCCCGGTGACGTGATCAACACCGGTACGCCCGCGGGCGTGGCCCTGGGCCTGCCCGGCACCCCTTATCTCCGCGCCGGTGACACCGTCGAACTCGGTATCGACGGGCTCGGTGACCAGCGCCAGACCTTCGGCCAAGCGTGA
- a CDS encoding amidohydrolase family protein has product MTGAGTGPGVVDAHHHVWDLSVRDQDWIVGDELAPLRRDFSLSDLEPEARAAGVTATVLVQTVTVAEETPEFLALAAGSALVAGVVGWTDLTSPDAADVLAALREGPGGERLVGIRHQVQGEPDPRWLLRPEVLRGLAAVAEAGLVYDLLVKPHQLPAAVEAARRLPGLTFVLDHLAKPPVASGELRPWAARVQRLAALPNTVCKLSGLVTEADWASWTVADLRPYAETVLDAFGPERLMFGSDWPVCRLAAGYTEVVDAARSLTAGLTPAERREVFGGTAVRAYGLTPATGGDDAHPTAPHTATPPVPPRENPHT; this is encoded by the coding sequence GTGACCGGGGCGGGCACCGGCCCGGGGGTCGTCGACGCGCACCATCACGTGTGGGACCTGTCCGTGCGCGACCAGGACTGGATCGTCGGAGACGAACTCGCCCCGCTGCGGCGCGACTTCTCTCTGAGTGACCTGGAGCCGGAGGCGCGCGCCGCCGGGGTCACCGCGACCGTACTGGTGCAGACGGTCACCGTGGCGGAGGAGACGCCGGAGTTCCTGGCCCTGGCCGCCGGGAGCGCGCTGGTCGCCGGAGTCGTCGGCTGGACCGATCTGACCTCTCCCGATGCCGCCGACGTCCTCGCCGCACTGCGCGAAGGCCCCGGTGGGGAACGCCTGGTGGGCATCCGCCACCAGGTGCAGGGCGAACCCGACCCGCGCTGGCTGCTGCGACCGGAGGTACTGCGGGGACTGGCCGCGGTCGCCGAGGCGGGACTCGTCTACGACCTGCTGGTCAAGCCCCACCAGCTCCCCGCGGCCGTAGAAGCGGCCCGGCGTCTGCCGGGCCTCACCTTCGTCCTGGACCACCTGGCCAAGCCGCCCGTCGCCTCCGGTGAACTCCGGCCGTGGGCGGCCCGGGTACAGCGACTGGCCGCCCTGCCCAACACGGTGTGCAAGCTCTCCGGCCTGGTCACGGAGGCCGACTGGGCCTCCTGGACCGTCGCGGACCTCAGGCCGTACGCCGAGACCGTGCTGGACGCCTTCGGCCCGGAGCGACTGATGTTCGGTTCCGACTGGCCCGTCTGCCGGCTCGCCGCCGGATACACGGAGGTGGTCGACGCTGCCCGGTCGCTGACGGCGGGTCTGACCCCCGCCGAACGGAGGGAGGTCTTCGGCGGCACCGCCGTCCGCGCCTACGGACTGACGCCGGCCACCGGCGGCGACGACGCCCACCCGACGGCCCCTCACACGGCGACGCCCCCGGTCCCGCCCCGGGAGAACCCACACACATAG
- a CDS encoding TetR/AcrR family transcriptional regulator: MTGSRVRAAKGQGGLLRNQLLDIADRLLADGGADALTIRAVATSAGVSPPAVYLHFASKRELVHATCLRVWSSLFIELEAVSREIPDPVTALYETCVAYIAFGLRHPSQYRLVMSGEATEASRQNEDACFRYFRDKVTACLDAGVPVESRTETARVLCASVHGAVSLLIHQERDVWPPDGDRYVRRAASSAVHGALLTASHTLSPSMAGVTQSG; encoded by the coding sequence GTGACCGGCTCCCGAGTTCGTGCCGCCAAGGGCCAGGGCGGTCTGCTGCGAAACCAGCTTCTCGACATCGCCGATCGGCTACTGGCAGACGGTGGCGCCGACGCTCTTACGATTCGTGCGGTAGCAACAAGCGCGGGAGTCAGCCCGCCGGCCGTCTACCTCCACTTCGCCTCGAAGAGGGAGCTCGTCCATGCGACGTGCCTGCGTGTGTGGAGCTCACTGTTCATCGAGTTGGAAGCAGTGTCCCGGGAGATCCCGGATCCCGTGACGGCGCTCTATGAAACCTGCGTCGCCTACATCGCATTCGGACTTCGTCATCCTTCCCAGTACCGACTGGTGATGTCCGGTGAGGCCACCGAAGCCAGCCGCCAGAACGAAGATGCGTGCTTCCGCTACTTCCGGGACAAGGTCACAGCCTGTCTTGATGCCGGGGTGCCTGTCGAGAGTAGGACCGAAACCGCCAGAGTGTTGTGTGCCAGCGTGCACGGGGCGGTTTCTCTTCTGATCCACCAAGAGCGTGACGTATGGCCTCCAGATGGCGATCGCTACGTCAGACGGGCGGCGTCCTCAGCCGTCCACGGCGCTCTTCTCACTGCATCCCACACGCTCAGCCCCTCGATGGCCGGCGTGACGCAGTCGGGCTGA
- a CDS encoding L-rhamnose mutarotase, whose protein sequence is MRVALHTEVRADRVEEYEAAHREVPEELTAAIRAAGVSEWTIWRSGTHLFHLLEVEDYAAMIARLEKLPVNIAWQARMDDLLEVVHDYSAGGSDAGLPVVWEL, encoded by the coding sequence GTGAGGGTCGCCCTGCATACCGAGGTCCGCGCCGACCGCGTCGAGGAGTACGAGGCGGCCCACCGAGAGGTCCCCGAGGAGCTGACCGCCGCCATCCGCGCCGCCGGAGTGAGCGAGTGGACGATCTGGCGCAGTGGCACCCACCTCTTCCACCTGCTGGAGGTCGAGGACTACGCGGCGATGATCGCGCGGTTGGAGAAGCTTCCGGTCAACATCGCCTGGCAGGCCCGGATGGACGACCTCCTGGAGGTCGTCCACGACTACTCGGCCGGGGGTTCCGACGCCGGGCTGCCCGTGGTGTGGGAACTGTGA
- a CDS encoding NfeD family protein codes for MDLWLIWLIIAAVLAVAEIFTLTAALGMLSAAALVTAGSAAVGLPLPFQFLVFTVVATVTVLFVRPVALRHVVGRQVERFGVDALVGRHAYVVSEVTGLGGRVRIDGEEWTARAYDETLVIPAGKTVDVMEISGATALVYPRD; via the coding sequence ATGGATCTATGGCTGATCTGGTTGATCATCGCAGCCGTGCTGGCTGTGGCGGAGATCTTCACTCTTACCGCCGCGCTCGGAATGCTGAGTGCGGCCGCATTGGTCACGGCGGGGTCCGCTGCGGTCGGGCTGCCGCTGCCCTTCCAGTTCCTGGTGTTCACGGTCGTCGCTACCGTCACCGTGCTGTTCGTGCGCCCCGTCGCGCTGCGCCATGTGGTGGGGCGCCAAGTGGAGCGATTCGGCGTGGACGCACTGGTCGGCAGGCATGCCTACGTGGTCTCCGAGGTGACGGGCCTGGGGGGCAGGGTCCGTATCGACGGTGAGGAGTGGACGGCCCGCGCCTACGACGAGACGCTCGTGATTCCCGCTGGAAAGACCGTTGACGTCATGGAGATCAGCGGCGCCACCGCGCTCGTCTACCCCAGGGACTGA